One genomic region from Cellulomonas hominis encodes:
- the nirD gene encoding nitrite reductase small subunit NirD has translation MTPPSTDTDGATRVCRLTDLLPERGSGALIGEHRVALFRLADDRVLAVQQHDPFCGANVLSRGIVGDVDGVPTVTSPMYKQVWDLMTGACLDAVGKEPVDLRTYPVLVVDGDVLVVTT, from the coding sequence GTGACCCCGCCGAGCACCGACACCGACGGCGCCACCCGCGTCTGCCGCCTGACCGACCTGCTGCCCGAGCGCGGCTCCGGCGCCCTGATCGGCGAGCACCGCGTGGCCCTGTTCCGCCTCGCGGACGACCGCGTGCTCGCCGTGCAGCAGCACGACCCGTTCTGCGGGGCCAACGTGCTCAGCCGCGGCATCGTCGGCGACGTCGACGGGGTCCCCACGGTCACGTCCCCCATGTACAAGCAGGTGTGGGACCTGATGACCGGCGCCTGCCTGGACGCCGTCGGCAAGGAGCCCGTCGACCTGCGGACCTACCCCGTCCTCGTCGTGGACGGCGACGTGCTGGTGGTGACGACGTGA
- a CDS encoding phage holin family protein gives MSFVLRVLISGVALWLAEVLLPGISIIGADTTWGRIGVILLVALVFGIVNAVVKPIVAVLSIPLYILTLGLFTLVVNALMLMLTAWITEQTSWGLRIDDFGDAFVGALIVSVVSFALSVAIPRSRD, from the coding sequence ATGAGCTTCGTGCTGCGCGTCCTGATCAGCGGCGTCGCCCTGTGGCTGGCCGAGGTGCTCCTGCCCGGCATCAGCATCATCGGCGCCGACACCACCTGGGGGCGCATCGGGGTGATCCTGCTGGTCGCCCTGGTCTTCGGCATCGTGAACGCCGTGGTGAAGCCGATCGTGGCGGTGCTGTCCATCCCGCTCTACATCCTCACGCTCGGCCTGTTCACGCTGGTCGTGAACGCGCTGATGCTCATGCTCACCGCGTGGATCACCGAGCAGACCTCGTGGGGCCTGCGGATCGACGACTTCGGCGACGCGTTCGTCGGCGCGCTCATCGTGTCGGTCGTCTCCTTCGCGCTGAGCGTCGCGATCCCGCGCAGCCGCGACTGA
- a CDS encoding sirohydrochlorin chelatase, with translation MSEAGGAVLVACAHGTRSEAGRAVVRSVVEDLRALVGGTPVREAFVDVQEPAVGPAVGDAVRAGGVAVVVPLLLSTGFHVRHDIGAAVARRPAVAAGPLGPDDRLVTILVERLTEAGATADDAVVLAAAGSSDPAAAEAVAEVLAGLRARWPGPVTVGYGAAARPSVGDAVAAARATGARRVVVASYLLAPGHFHGALAGAGADVVTAPLGPHPLLARIALDRFRDAAR, from the coding sequence GTGTCTGAGGCCGGGGGCGCGGTGCTCGTGGCGTGCGCGCACGGGACCCGCAGCGAGGCGGGCCGGGCCGTGGTGCGGTCCGTGGTCGAGGACCTGCGGGCGCTCGTCGGCGGCACCCCGGTGCGCGAGGCGTTCGTCGACGTCCAGGAGCCCGCGGTCGGCCCGGCGGTCGGCGACGCGGTGCGCGCGGGCGGCGTCGCCGTGGTCGTGCCGCTGCTGCTGTCCACCGGGTTCCACGTGCGGCACGACATCGGCGCCGCGGTCGCCCGCCGGCCCGCGGTCGCAGCCGGTCCGCTGGGGCCGGACGACCGGCTGGTGACGATCCTCGTCGAGCGGCTGACCGAGGCCGGGGCGACCGCGGACGACGCCGTGGTGCTCGCCGCCGCCGGCTCCTCCGACCCCGCCGCCGCGGAGGCCGTCGCCGAGGTGCTGGCCGGGCTGCGCGCCCGCTGGCCCGGGCCGGTCACGGTGGGCTACGGCGCCGCCGCACGCCCGTCGGTCGGGGACGCCGTGGCCGCCGCGCGGGCGACGGGCGCGCGCCGCGTCGTCGTCGCGTCGTACCTGCTGGCGCCCGGGCACTTCCACGGCGCCCTCGCCGGGGCCGGTGCCGACGTGGTCACCGCGCCGCTCGGCCCGCACCCGCTGCTCGCCCGGATCGCGCTCGACCGGTTCCGGGACGCCGCGCGGTGA
- a CDS encoding chaplin family protein: MHTAVRRAIHTALLTGGLVVAGSVAAHAAEDDGLLAGLGIQAPVDVPVEVSGLAAGLLGDATVTGAGGAPADPAPAPTASVPGGSAGGAVSGTEVAAPVHVPVDVSAVAVGVLGDAAVAGSGTPAPAAAPSATVEQGDGEGLASGTAVAVPVGVPVTVDSVALGVLGDAAVTGTGPDDGTAPASDAPAATVGGGDSAGIASGTGAAAPISIPVTVGSLAVGLLGDSAIAGSSGTAADAPAATVGAGSGEGLLARLGLAVPVSVPVTLGGLALGVGGDATVADPGTGTTTPGTTPGTGTTPDGTATPASAVTSAVLAAADVAAALDASAAAGVRLAPAALAPTGAPAAVLSLTAAALVALGLLLRRLPRTAL; this comes from the coding sequence ATGCACACAGCTGTCAGACGAGCGATCCACACCGCGCTCCTGACCGGCGGCCTCGTCGTCGCCGGATCGGTCGCGGCCCATGCCGCCGAGGACGACGGCCTCCTGGCCGGCCTCGGCATCCAGGCCCCCGTCGACGTCCCCGTGGAGGTGTCCGGTCTCGCCGCCGGCCTTCTCGGCGACGCCACCGTGACGGGGGCCGGCGGCGCCCCGGCGGACCCCGCACCCGCGCCCACGGCGTCGGTGCCCGGCGGGTCCGCCGGGGGCGCCGTCTCCGGCACCGAGGTCGCCGCCCCGGTGCACGTGCCCGTCGACGTGTCGGCCGTCGCGGTCGGCGTCCTCGGGGACGCGGCGGTCGCCGGATCCGGCACCCCGGCCCCCGCGGCCGCCCCCTCCGCCACGGTGGAGCAGGGCGACGGCGAGGGCCTCGCCTCCGGCACGGCCGTCGCCGTGCCGGTCGGCGTCCCGGTGACGGTCGACTCCGTGGCGCTCGGCGTCCTGGGCGACGCCGCCGTCACGGGGACCGGGCCGGACGACGGCACCGCGCCGGCCTCCGACGCCCCGGCCGCCACGGTCGGCGGCGGCGACTCCGCCGGGATCGCCTCGGGCACCGGCGCCGCCGCGCCGATCAGCATCCCGGTCACCGTCGGCAGCCTGGCCGTCGGCCTGCTCGGGGACTCCGCGATCGCCGGCTCGTCCGGCACCGCCGCGGACGCCCCGGCCGCCACCGTCGGCGCCGGCTCCGGCGAGGGGCTGCTCGCGCGCCTCGGGCTCGCGGTGCCGGTCTCCGTCCCGGTGACGCTCGGCGGCCTGGCGCTCGGCGTCGGCGGCGACGCGACGGTCGCGGACCCGGGCACCGGCACCACCACCCCGGGCACCACGCCCGGCACCGGCACCACCCCCGACGGCACCGCCACCCCGGCTTCCGCCGTCACCTCCGCGGTCCTCGCCGCGGCGGACGTGGCGGCCGCGCTCGACGCGTCCGCCGCGGCGGGTGTGCGCCTCGCACCCGCGGCCCTCGCCCCGACGGGCGCCCCGGCCGCGGTGCTCTCCCTGACGGCGGCGGCGCTGGTGGCCCTCGGGCTGCTGCTCCGTCGTCTCCCCCGGACGGCCCTCTGA
- the nirB gene encoding nitrite reductase large subunit NirB codes for MHSAAVGPGHVVVVGGGMVAHRFAEQLCSRADAPPWRMTVIGEEPHRPYDRVHLSEVVGGRTVESLTLDPSPWDDERVTLVVDERVIAIDLAAQTVTTHRGRVEHYDTLVLATGSRPWVPRTEGTDLPGVLCYRTLGDIADLQSWVRDRSAALGRPLRGAVVGGGVLGLEAAAALQTLGVAQPAVVEFADRLMAVQLDAGGGETLRQLVTERGMDVRTGAGAERVLATGDGAVGGLVLTTGDTLDVDVLVYSTGIRPRDRLARECGLAVAERGGVVVGPTCRTSDPAVWAIGECASVDGECAGLIAPGNAMADVVVDQLCGGIRSYARTPDGTKLKGAGVDAASFGDVLGLTPGALEVTFADPVARTYRKLVVSDDARLLLGGVFVGDTDLYAQLRPLLGRPLGADPSAFLAQGGGPVVTDVPDDVVLCSCSNVTAGTVRAAVTEHGCRTVGEVKTCTRAGTVCGSCVPLLTKVVNTTLEQAGFEVSSAMCEHFAMSRAELFALVRTEGLRTFTEVVSRHGRGRGCAICRPVVASILASLGIGHVLSSDQAPLQDTNDHLLANLQKDGTYSVVPRMPGGEVTPEKLLAFAEVARDFGLFTRITGAQRIGMFGARQDQLPEIWRRLVDAGFESGHAYGKSLRQVKTCIGATWCRFGVQDSASMAVRLELRYRGLRAPHKFKMGVSGCARECAEARAKDVGVIATEKGWNVYVGGNGGFTPRHADLLAEDLDDARMIQVVDRFLALYVRRGDRLQRTAPFVAGFPGGIEELRRVVVEDSEGIGAELDAEIERHVASYADEWRTTLEDPEKLRRFTPYVNAPGVGDPDLAYVPERGQARPARPGEHGVPDLRTARALETQP; via the coding sequence ATGCACAGCGCAGCAGTCGGTCCGGGGCACGTCGTCGTCGTCGGGGGCGGCATGGTCGCCCACCGCTTCGCGGAGCAGCTGTGCTCCCGCGCGGACGCGCCGCCGTGGCGGATGACCGTCATCGGCGAGGAGCCGCACCGCCCGTACGACCGCGTGCACCTGTCCGAGGTCGTCGGCGGCCGGACCGTCGAGAGCCTGACGCTGGACCCGTCGCCGTGGGACGACGAGCGCGTGACCCTCGTCGTGGACGAGCGGGTCATCGCGATCGACCTCGCCGCGCAGACCGTGACCACGCACCGCGGCCGCGTCGAGCACTACGACACCCTCGTCCTCGCCACGGGCTCGCGCCCCTGGGTCCCGCGCACCGAGGGCACCGACCTGCCCGGCGTGCTCTGCTACCGGACGCTCGGCGACATCGCGGACCTGCAGTCCTGGGTCCGGGACCGGTCCGCGGCGCTGGGCCGCCCGCTGCGCGGGGCCGTCGTCGGGGGCGGCGTGCTCGGCCTGGAGGCCGCCGCGGCGCTGCAGACGCTCGGCGTCGCGCAGCCCGCCGTCGTGGAGTTCGCCGACCGGCTGATGGCCGTCCAGCTCGACGCGGGCGGCGGGGAGACGCTCCGCCAGCTCGTGACCGAGCGCGGGATGGACGTGCGGACGGGCGCCGGCGCCGAGCGCGTGCTCGCGACCGGGGACGGCGCCGTGGGCGGCCTGGTCCTCACGACCGGCGACACCCTCGACGTCGACGTCCTCGTCTACTCGACCGGCATCCGCCCGCGCGACCGCCTGGCCCGGGAGTGCGGGCTCGCGGTCGCGGAGCGCGGCGGCGTCGTCGTCGGCCCGACCTGCCGGACGTCCGACCCCGCGGTCTGGGCGATCGGCGAGTGCGCGAGCGTGGACGGCGAGTGCGCCGGCCTGATCGCCCCGGGCAACGCGATGGCGGACGTCGTCGTCGACCAGCTCTGCGGCGGCATCCGCTCCTACGCGCGGACCCCGGACGGCACGAAGCTCAAGGGCGCCGGCGTCGACGCGGCGTCCTTCGGCGACGTGCTCGGCCTGACGCCGGGCGCGCTGGAGGTGACGTTCGCCGACCCCGTGGCCCGCACCTACCGCAAGCTCGTGGTCTCGGACGACGCGCGGCTGCTGCTCGGCGGCGTGTTCGTCGGCGACACCGACCTGTACGCGCAGCTGCGACCCCTGCTCGGCCGGCCGCTCGGCGCGGACCCGTCGGCGTTCCTGGCCCAGGGCGGCGGCCCGGTCGTCACCGACGTGCCGGACGACGTCGTCCTCTGCTCGTGCTCGAACGTGACCGCCGGGACCGTGCGCGCCGCGGTGACCGAGCACGGCTGCCGCACCGTCGGCGAGGTGAAGACCTGCACCCGCGCGGGCACGGTCTGCGGGTCGTGCGTCCCCCTGCTGACGAAGGTCGTCAACACGACGCTCGAGCAGGCCGGCTTCGAGGTGTCGTCCGCGATGTGCGAGCACTTCGCGATGTCTCGCGCCGAGCTGTTCGCCCTGGTCCGGACCGAGGGCCTGCGGACGTTCACCGAGGTCGTGAGCCGGCACGGCCGGGGCCGCGGCTGCGCGATCTGCCGCCCGGTGGTCGCCTCGATCCTCGCGTCGCTCGGCATCGGCCACGTGCTGTCCTCGGACCAGGCGCCGCTGCAGGACACCAACGACCACCTGCTCGCGAACCTGCAGAAGGACGGCACGTACTCGGTCGTCCCGCGGATGCCCGGGGGCGAGGTCACCCCGGAGAAGCTGCTGGCGTTCGCGGAGGTCGCCCGCGACTTCGGCCTGTTCACCCGGATCACCGGCGCGCAGCGGATCGGCATGTTCGGCGCCCGGCAGGACCAGCTGCCGGAGATCTGGCGGCGCCTGGTGGACGCCGGCTTCGAGTCGGGGCACGCGTACGGCAAGTCCCTGCGGCAGGTGAAGACCTGCATCGGCGCCACGTGGTGCCGGTTCGGCGTGCAGGACTCGGCGTCGATGGCCGTGCGGCTCGAGCTGCGGTACCGCGGCCTGCGCGCCCCGCACAAGTTCAAGATGGGCGTCTCCGGCTGCGCCCGCGAGTGCGCCGAGGCCCGCGCGAAGGACGTCGGCGTCATCGCCACCGAGAAGGGCTGGAACGTCTACGTCGGCGGCAACGGCGGCTTCACGCCCCGGCACGCCGACCTGCTGGCGGAGGACCTGGACGACGCGCGCATGATCCAGGTGGTCGACCGGTTCCTCGCGCTCTACGTGCGGCGCGGCGACCGGCTGCAGCGCACGGCCCCGTTCGTCGCCGGGTTCCCGGGCGGCATCGAGGAGCTGCGGCGCGTCGTCGTCGAGGACTCCGAGGGCATCGGCGCCGAGCTGGACGCCGAGATCGAGCGGCACGTGGCGTCGTACGCCGACGAGTGGCGCACCACCCTCGAGGACCCGGAGAAGCTCCGCCGGTTCACCCCGTACGTGAACGCCCCCGGCGTCGGCGACCCCGACCTGGCGTACGTGCCCGAGCGCGGCCAGGCCCGCCCGGCCCGCCCCGGCGAGCACGGCGTCCCCGACCTGCGCACCGCCCGAGCCCTGGAGACCCAGCCGTGA
- a CDS encoding GAF domain-containing protein — MALLGRRGRGAGTPETAGGDVGRELRALDDVVRALGALRGDCGLPEVLEVVRTGLGYDYGSAWVVDDARGDLAFVAQSGELSAAVSRMSPGFRMPKGVGLCGLAWQRDGVLVLADAREHPATCERGEQAVRDGARGAMTMPLWRDGRVVAVLDFASREVRGEGPDQVLVLDVLARTVSQTLEARRSAAEIAQVARDQQAVTTSVTRVGACADEEAALRTALDTVREEFGWDYGSYWAVDPEARVLRFQVESGTAGEEFRRVTLSASFAEGVGLAGRAWRARDLVFVRDLGELTDCVRAPAAQRAGVRSGVCLPVVVGDEVVGTMDFFTTQTIELSDSRRGSLRNVARLVSQRLDILRAAARDRAASEALLGSVARLSESAAEAARVAEEAVAQTAAMAEEVRTLEESSSAVGDVIRVISSIADQTNLLALNATIEAARAGQAGRGFAVVATEVKDLAGGTSAATSRVEQQVADIQANTGAVSRGIDAVSTTIGRMDEVQARIGEVLDEQREMARAFRAS; from the coding sequence ATGGCGCTGCTCGGGCGACGGGGACGCGGGGCCGGGACGCCGGAGACCGCCGGCGGCGACGTGGGCCGGGAGCTGCGCGCGCTCGACGACGTGGTGCGGGCGCTCGGCGCGCTGCGCGGGGACTGCGGGCTGCCGGAGGTGCTCGAGGTCGTGCGCACCGGCCTGGGCTACGACTACGGCTCGGCCTGGGTCGTGGACGACGCGCGCGGCGACCTCGCGTTCGTGGCGCAGTCGGGGGAGCTGTCGGCGGCGGTGTCGCGGATGTCGCCCGGCTTCCGGATGCCGAAGGGCGTCGGCCTGTGCGGGCTGGCGTGGCAGCGGGACGGCGTCCTCGTGCTGGCGGACGCCCGGGAGCACCCCGCGACGTGTGAGCGCGGGGAGCAGGCGGTCCGGGACGGCGCCCGCGGGGCGATGACGATGCCGCTGTGGCGCGACGGCCGGGTCGTGGCGGTGCTGGACTTCGCGTCCCGCGAGGTGCGCGGCGAGGGGCCGGACCAGGTGCTCGTGCTCGACGTGCTGGCCCGGACGGTGTCGCAGACCCTCGAGGCCCGGCGGTCCGCGGCGGAGATCGCCCAGGTCGCGCGCGACCAGCAGGCCGTGACGACGTCGGTCACCCGGGTCGGCGCGTGCGCCGACGAGGAGGCGGCGCTCCGCACCGCCCTGGACACCGTCCGCGAGGAGTTCGGCTGGGACTACGGCTCGTACTGGGCGGTGGACCCGGAGGCGCGCGTGCTGCGGTTCCAGGTGGAGTCCGGCACGGCGGGGGAGGAGTTCCGCCGGGTCACCCTGTCCGCGAGCTTCGCGGAGGGCGTCGGGCTGGCCGGCCGGGCCTGGCGGGCGCGGGACCTGGTGTTCGTGCGCGACCTCGGCGAGCTGACCGACTGCGTGCGCGCCCCGGCGGCCCAGCGCGCGGGCGTGCGGTCCGGGGTGTGCCTGCCGGTCGTCGTCGGCGACGAGGTCGTCGGCACCATGGACTTCTTCACGACGCAGACCATCGAGCTGAGCGACAGCCGCCGCGGCTCGCTGCGCAACGTCGCCCGGCTGGTCTCGCAGCGGCTGGACATCCTGCGGGCGGCGGCCCGCGACCGGGCGGCGTCGGAGGCGCTGCTCGGCAGCGTCGCGCGGCTGTCGGAGAGCGCGGCCGAGGCGGCGCGGGTGGCCGAGGAGGCGGTCGCGCAGACCGCCGCGATGGCGGAGGAGGTCCGGACCCTGGAGGAGTCGTCGTCGGCGGTGGGCGACGTGATCCGCGTGATCTCGTCGATCGCGGACCAGACGAACCTGCTCGCGCTGAACGCGACGATCGAGGCGGCCCGCGCCGGGCAGGCCGGGCGCGGGTTCGCGGTGGTGGCCACGGAGGTCAAGGACCTGGCGGGCGGCACGTCCGCGGCGACCTCCCGCGTCGAGCAGCAGGTCGCCGACATCCAGGCGAACACCGGCGCGGTGTCCCGGGGCATCGACGCGGTGAGCACGACGATCGGCCGGATGGACGAGGTGCAGGCCCGCATCGGCGAGGTGCTGGACGAGCAGCGGGAGATGGCGCGGGCGTTCCGGGCGTCCTGA
- the hisC gene encoding histidinol-phosphate transaminase translates to MKRVPLRPALASLPPYVPGARAPVGAAAYKLSSNENPYPPLPSVVAAIADGAVDVNRYPDMYATELTEAVAAHLGVQPDQVVAGCGSVAVLGHVLAAFCDAGDEVVHAWRSFEAYPIMVTLAGATGVPVPVRADGRLDLPAMAAAVTERTRVVLVCTPNNPTGPAVHADELDAFLAAVPPDVLVVLDEAYVEFVRDPDAPDGLAVLAAHPNVVLLRTFSKAYGLAGLRVGFAVAEARLAAGIRAASTPFGVSHLAQLAGVASLQAADELLDRVDRIVRERTRMLAGLRAHGWDVPDSQANFVWLGIGDDTARFAAEATRAGVLVRPFAGDGVRISVGEPEATDVVLEVARELRR, encoded by the coding sequence GTGAAGCGCGTCCCCCTGCGTCCCGCCCTCGCCTCCCTGCCGCCGTACGTCCCCGGTGCGCGCGCCCCCGTCGGCGCGGCCGCGTACAAGCTGTCGTCGAACGAGAACCCGTACCCGCCGCTGCCGTCCGTGGTCGCGGCGATCGCGGACGGGGCCGTGGACGTGAACCGCTACCCGGACATGTACGCGACCGAGCTGACCGAGGCCGTGGCCGCGCACCTCGGCGTGCAGCCGGACCAGGTCGTCGCGGGCTGCGGGTCGGTCGCGGTGCTGGGGCACGTCCTGGCGGCGTTCTGCGACGCGGGCGACGAGGTCGTGCACGCGTGGCGGTCGTTCGAGGCCTACCCGATCATGGTCACGCTCGCGGGGGCGACCGGCGTCCCGGTGCCCGTCCGTGCGGACGGCCGGCTGGACCTGCCGGCGATGGCCGCCGCCGTCACCGAGCGCACCCGGGTCGTCCTGGTCTGCACGCCGAACAACCCGACCGGCCCGGCGGTGCACGCCGACGAGCTCGACGCCTTCCTCGCGGCCGTCCCGCCCGACGTGCTGGTGGTGCTGGACGAGGCGTACGTGGAGTTCGTGCGCGACCCCGACGCGCCGGACGGTCTCGCTGTGCTGGCCGCGCACCCGAACGTGGTGCTGCTGCGGACCTTCTCGAAGGCGTACGGGCTCGCGGGCCTGCGGGTCGGGTTCGCGGTCGCGGAGGCGCGGCTCGCGGCGGGCATCCGGGCGGCGTCGACGCCGTTCGGGGTGTCGCACCTCGCGCAGCTCGCGGGCGTCGCCTCCCTCCAGGCCGCGGACGAGCTCCTGGACCGGGTGGACCGCATCGTCCGGGAGCGCACCCGGATGCTCGCGGGGCTGCGCGCGCACGGCTGGGACGTCCCGGACAGCCAGGCGAACTTCGTCTGGCTGGGCATCGGCGACGACACCGCGCGGTTCGCGGCCGAGGCGACCCGGGCGGGCGTGCTGGTGCGGCCGTTCGCGGGCGACGGGGTGCGCATCAGCGTCGGCGAGCCCGAGGCGACGGACGTCGTGCTCGAGGTCGCGCGGGAGCTGCGCCGCTGA
- a CDS encoding helix-turn-helix transcriptional regulator, translating to MTRLGPTPPPPPGPADDAVRHRVLAVPSRAALLQALRRAAVPVTVQDLAAEVGLGVSTAREHLAALVDTGLVERTVENRHARGRPHTLYAAANEPGDGERWVREHLSRVLLAGYGRDLAAPGSAAAEAAVALAGTPPTAAGVAADDPAAAREGQLAALGAHFARLGYDPEVRPDGTAVRLRRCPVLDLARERADVVCAVHLGLARTVLARAGGPVTATDLTPFAGPGWCLLHLDPGEA from the coding sequence GTGACCCGCCTGGGGCCGACGCCCCCGCCGCCGCCGGGCCCGGCCGACGACGCGGTGCGGCACCGGGTGCTCGCGGTGCCCAGCCGCGCCGCGCTGCTCCAGGCCCTGCGGCGCGCGGCGGTCCCCGTCACCGTCCAGGACCTCGCCGCCGAGGTCGGCCTCGGGGTCAGCACCGCGCGCGAGCACCTGGCCGCGCTGGTCGACACCGGCCTGGTCGAGCGGACCGTCGAGAACCGGCACGCCCGCGGCCGCCCGCACACCCTGTACGCCGCGGCGAACGAGCCCGGCGACGGCGAGCGCTGGGTGCGCGAGCACCTCAGCCGCGTGCTGCTGGCGGGATACGGGCGGGACCTCGCGGCGCCCGGGTCCGCGGCGGCCGAGGCGGCGGTCGCGCTCGCCGGGACCCCGCCGACCGCCGCCGGCGTCGCGGCCGACGACCCGGCGGCCGCCCGCGAGGGCCAGCTCGCCGCGCTCGGCGCGCACTTCGCCCGGCTCGGCTACGACCCGGAGGTCCGGCCCGACGGGACGGCGGTGCGGCTGCGGCGGTGCCCGGTGCTCGACCTGGCCCGCGAGCGCGCGGACGTCGTCTGCGCCGTGCACCTCGGGCTCGCCCGGACGGTGCTCGCCCGCGCGGGCGGACCGGTCACGGCGACCGACCTCACGCCGTTCGCCGGCCCCGGCTGGTGCCTGCTGCACCTCGACCCGGGCGAGGCCTGA
- the cobA gene encoding uroporphyrinogen-III C-methyltransferase — protein sequence MTLLAGLDLTGRPVLVAGGGPVGARRAGAALSAGACVRVVAPEVTDELAAWAAEGRLTVHRRPVAADDLADVWLVLACTGDAAVDADLARWAEDRRLFCVVASDAERGSARLPAAAEVAGLRVGVLSEGAADPRRAAAVRDALVASLVAGTADADLRPVRGGATGPDVLHPGEVALVGGGTGDPGLMTVRARTLLAQADVVVADRLGPAAVLDDLGDHVRVVPVGKAPGAAHVSQQGIERILVDEARAGNRVVRLKGGDPYLFGRGGEEVLACRAAGVPVRVVPGVTSAIAAAGAADIPVTHRGTSDRVHVVNGHWPFTDLDLDALRRPDVTVVVLMGVATLGDLVAQALDGGVDPATPAAVVARATLPGERAVRATLADLPAVCAAAGIRSPGVVVVGEVARPGFLDPGSPGRAVALPTREERRAVAGV from the coding sequence GTGACCCTGCTCGCCGGGCTCGACCTGACCGGCCGGCCCGTGCTGGTGGCGGGCGGCGGGCCGGTCGGCGCGCGCCGGGCCGGTGCGGCGCTGTCGGCGGGCGCCTGCGTGCGCGTCGTCGCGCCGGAGGTCACCGACGAGCTCGCCGCCTGGGCGGCCGAGGGCCGGCTGACCGTGCACCGGCGCCCCGTCGCCGCGGACGACCTCGCGGACGTCTGGCTGGTGCTCGCGTGCACCGGCGACGCCGCGGTGGACGCCGACCTGGCCCGCTGGGCCGAGGACCGCCGGCTGTTCTGCGTGGTGGCCTCCGACGCGGAGCGCGGCAGCGCCCGCCTGCCCGCCGCCGCCGAGGTCGCGGGCCTGCGCGTCGGCGTGCTGTCCGAGGGCGCGGCCGACCCCCGCCGCGCCGCCGCCGTCCGGGACGCGCTGGTCGCCTCCCTGGTCGCGGGCACGGCCGATGCCGACCTGCGGCCCGTGCGCGGCGGCGCCACCGGCCCCGACGTGCTGCACCCCGGCGAGGTCGCCCTCGTGGGCGGCGGCACCGGCGACCCCGGCCTCATGACGGTGCGCGCCCGCACCCTGCTCGCCCAGGCCGACGTCGTCGTCGCGGACCGCCTCGGCCCGGCCGCGGTGCTGGACGACCTCGGCGACCACGTCCGCGTGGTCCCCGTCGGCAAGGCCCCGGGCGCCGCGCACGTGTCGCAGCAGGGCATCGAGCGGATCCTCGTCGACGAGGCCCGCGCCGGGAACCGCGTCGTCCGGCTCAAGGGCGGCGACCCGTACCTGTTCGGCCGCGGCGGCGAGGAGGTGCTGGCCTGCCGCGCCGCCGGGGTGCCGGTGCGCGTGGTGCCCGGCGTGACCTCCGCGATCGCCGCCGCCGGCGCCGCGGACATCCCCGTGACCCACCGCGGCACGAGCGACCGGGTGCACGTGGTCAACGGCCACTGGCCGTTCACGGACCTGGACCTGGACGCGCTGCGCCGGCCGGACGTCACCGTCGTGGTGCTCATGGGCGTCGCGACGCTCGGCGACCTGGTGGCCCAGGCGCTCGACGGCGGCGTCGACCCGGCGACCCCGGCCGCGGTGGTCGCCCGCGCCACCCTGCCCGGCGAGCGCGCCGTCCGCGCGACCCTGGCCGACCTGCCCGCCGTCTGCGCGGCGGCCGGCATCCGGTCCCCGGGCGTCGTCGTCGTGGGCGAGGTCGCACGGCCCGGGTTCCTGGACCCGGGCAGCCCCGGGCGCGCGGTCGCGCTGCCGACCCGCGAGGAGCGCCGGGCGGTCGCCGGTGTCTGA